In Arachis hypogaea cultivar Tifrunner chromosome 17, arahy.Tifrunner.gnm2.J5K5, whole genome shotgun sequence, a single window of DNA contains:
- the LOC140180512 gene encoding uncharacterized protein, whose product MGATPFHPSILKVRLPKNFDKPTNMRYYGTKDPQEHLTAFEARMNLEGVGDAVRCRAFPVTLAGPAIRWFNALPQGSITAFADISQSFLARVAKEYINDEEVSQVVAANKRQLPNPPARQAPQVDRYKEAPKDGTLGKQSKQPLRVGRFTNYTPLTAPIVEVYQQIADKRIISRPRPLKERTGGNKSLYCDYHKGFGYKTQDCFDIKDALEQAIRDGKLSEFSRFIREPRRREHERSEEDHSRTVKPRQEPIGDANNPPTFVVNVVVGRDSPPKSNSVTKKDTRVLSISTEAMVGTGLVRRILVDTGADSNILFRNVFDAMGLKESDLKNHQHGVMGLGDNYIKPDGTISFPICLGTGDAKKSVMAEFVVLGDSTAYNIILGRKTINKLSAVICTKFLTMKFITYKGIVGSIRGDLEAAVVCDNTSLSLRKESKKAAGMFLADLDARMEDKPRPEPEGDMKKFQIGKSADQFTFVNRNLPHELKDPLMEVVRETATSSREHHQTCRDWIPRSCPTD is encoded by the exons ATGGGAGCCACCCCCTTCCACCCCTCGATCCTCAAGGTCCGGCTTCCGAAGAACTTCGACAAGCCGACGAACATGAGGTACTACGGGACTAAGGATCCCCAGGAGCACCTCACAGCCTTTGAAGCAAGAATGAACTTGGAAGGGGTAGGTGACGCGGTCAGATGCCGAGCATTCCCTGTGACGCTAGCCGGCCCGGCGATCcgatggttcaacgccctcccacaAGGATCCATCACAGCTTTTGCGGACATCTCCCAAAGCTTCCTGGCTCG CGTGGCCAAGGAATACATAAATGATGAGGAAGTGAGTCAGGTTGTAGCAGCCAACAAACGGCAGCTCCCAAACCCCCCAGCTCGGCAGGCCCCCCAGGTTGATAGATACAAAGAAGCTCCCAAGGACGGCACCCTAGGCAAGCAGTCCAAGCAACCCCTACGGGTAGGAAGGTTCACGAACTACACGCCACTCACGGCGCCCATAGTGGAGGTATACCAACAAATTGCAGACAAAAGAATCATATCCAGACCCAGACCATTGAAAGAAAGAACAGGAGGCAACAAAAGCCTTTACTGCGATTATCACAAGGGGTTCGGCTACAAAACCCAAGACTGCTTCGACATCAAAGATGCTTTAGAGCAGGCCATCAGAGATGGAAAGCTGAGCGAATTCTCCCGGTTCATCAGAGAGCCGAGGAGACGGGAACATGAACGCTCTGAGGAAGATCATAGCCGGACTGTCAAGCCAAGGCAGGAGCCCATAGGGGACGCCAACAACCCCCCAACCTTCGTGGTCAATGTCGTGGTCGGGCGCGACAGCCCTCCTAAATCCAACTCGGTGACAAAAAAGGATACCCGGGTCCTATCCATTTCGACGGAAG CAATGGTCGGCACAGGGTTAGTCAGAAGAATCCTCGTCGATACTGGGGCCGACTCCAACATCCTATTCAGAAACGTATTCGACGCCATGGGGCTCAAAGAGTCTGACCTCAAGAATCACCAGCACGGGGTCATGGGACTCGGTGATAACTACATAAAACCCGACGGGACGATCTCCTTCCCAATCTGCCTTGGAACCGGTGATGCCAAGAAGTCAGTTATGGCAGAATTCGTAGTCCTCGGAGACTCTACAGCATacaacatcatcctggggagaaagACCATCAACAAACTCTCAGCCGTAATATGCACTAAATTCTTGACAATGAAGTTCATAACGTACAAGGGAATAGTTGGCTCCATAAGGGGAGACCTAGAAGCGGCGGTCGTTTGCGACAACACCAGTCTCTCCCTAAGGAAAGAATCTAAGAAGGCAGCTGGCATGTTCTTGGCAGACCTGGACGCCAGGATGGAGGACAAGCCGAGACCAGAACCAGAGGGGGACATGAAAAAGTTTCAGATAGGAAAGTCAGCAGACCAGTTTACCTTTGTAAACAGGAACCTGCCCCATGAACTCAAGGACCCCCTCATGGAGGTTGTAAGGGAAACGGCGACCTCTTCGCGTGAACACCATCAGACATGCCGGGATTGGATCCCGAGGTCATGTCCCACCGACTAG